One part of the Sporosarcina ureae genome encodes these proteins:
- a CDS encoding DUF5590 domain-containing protein, whose product MLNWIKFLFLFLLTLGITITLIVFYQAEKPFAASSKVAEKAVLENNVLEKVNKTNHYHGKTSWITVYGIDKNGHEKIVFVEEQTTKILKAVSIKDGITEQKAIANVKRDDDVKKILNASLGLENDTPFWEVGYLDSEDTLNYAYLNFTDGKRLKHITKL is encoded by the coding sequence ATGCTTAATTGGATTAAGTTTCTATTTCTATTTTTACTCACACTTGGAATCACGATTACACTGATCGTTTTCTACCAAGCAGAGAAACCGTTCGCTGCATCGAGTAAGGTAGCGGAAAAAGCTGTATTGGAAAATAATGTTCTTGAAAAGGTAAATAAGACGAATCATTATCATGGAAAGACATCATGGATCACGGTCTATGGAATAGATAAGAATGGACATGAAAAAATAGTTTTCGTTGAAGAACAAACGACGAAAATACTAAAAGCCGTTTCGATTAAAGATGGTATTACAGAGCAAAAAGCCATTGCTAACGTCAAAAGAGATGATGATGTGAAGAAAATACTGAACGCATCATTAGGTCTGGAAAATGACACACCATTTTGGGAAGTTGGTTATCTCGATAGCGAGGATACGTTAAACTATGCGTATCTAAACTTCACCGATGGAAAGCGGCTTAAGCATATTACAAAATTATAG
- a CDS encoding YpoC family protein, which yields MTPKQLKEHVQQVLARWEQQKPELEETYAVNDERKLLLIQPAIEQLEWLIGQSELAENSHTGKMHHALEPNNYEERIEFIKLQKNSHYAMIQLTMLYDEMKKKAARIRVQQ from the coding sequence ATGACACCTAAACAGTTAAAAGAACATGTCCAACAAGTACTTGCTCGGTGGGAACAGCAAAAGCCGGAATTAGAAGAAACCTATGCTGTCAACGACGAACGTAAATTGCTATTAATACAGCCAGCAATCGAGCAGTTAGAATGGTTGATCGGCCAGAGTGAACTAGCAGAGAATTCTCATACAGGCAAGATGCACCATGCACTTGAGCCGAATAATTACGAGGAACGAATCGAATTTATCAAACTGCAAAAAAATAGTCATTATGCGATGATTCAACTGACGATGCTGTATGATGAGATGAAGAAGAAGGCGGCACGTATACGTGTTCAACAGTAA
- a CDS encoding pyridoxal phosphate-dependent aminotransferase yields the protein MRKQLASRVSTLTPSTTLAITAKAKEMKAAGIDIVGLGAGEPDFNTPENILAAAYQSMKDGKTKYTPAGGLPELKDAIIDKLKRDQGLDYTRKEVLVGIGAKHVLFTLFQVLLNKGDEVIIPSPFWVSYPEQVKLAEGTPVFIEGTAANQFKVSAKQINEAITDQTKAVIINSPGNPTGMIYSKEELEEIAEVCREKDVWIISDEIYEKLVYDGQHHVSIAQLSEDAKERTFVINGVSKSHSMTGWRIGYIAGDAEVVGAMTNLASHSTSNPTTTSQYAAIEAYNGPQDAVEVMRKDFESRLNQAYPKLAAIPGFHVLKPQGAFYFLPDVQEALKNTGFANVDVFAQALLTEAKVAVIPGTGFGSDSTIRLSYATSIDQLEEGIARIDQFVRDHWKA from the coding sequence TTGAGAAAGCAATTAGCGTCCAGAGTAAGTACTTTAACACCATCTACAACATTAGCGATTACTGCAAAAGCAAAAGAAATGAAAGCAGCCGGCATCGATATTGTTGGGCTCGGAGCAGGCGAACCGGATTTTAATACACCTGAAAACATTTTGGCAGCAGCGTATCAATCAATGAAAGATGGAAAGACAAAATATACTCCTGCGGGCGGTCTTCCAGAATTAAAAGACGCTATAATTGACAAATTGAAAAGAGATCAAGGCTTGGACTATACACGTAAGGAAGTGTTGGTCGGTATCGGAGCGAAGCACGTACTCTTTACACTATTCCAAGTCCTACTGAATAAAGGTGATGAAGTCATCATTCCTTCCCCATTCTGGGTGAGTTATCCGGAACAGGTGAAATTAGCGGAAGGCACGCCAGTATTTATTGAAGGCACGGCTGCCAATCAATTCAAAGTATCTGCGAAGCAAATCAACGAGGCAATTACTGATCAAACTAAAGCCGTGATCATTAACTCGCCAGGTAATCCGACGGGAATGATTTATTCCAAGGAAGAACTGGAAGAAATTGCTGAAGTTTGCCGTGAAAAAGACGTGTGGATCATTTCGGATGAAATATATGAAAAACTCGTTTATGATGGACAACACCATGTATCCATTGCGCAACTTTCAGAAGATGCAAAAGAGCGTACATTCGTTATAAATGGAGTATCGAAATCCCATTCGATGACAGGTTGGAGAATTGGTTATATTGCAGGTGACGCGGAAGTAGTAGGTGCGATGACGAACCTCGCTAGCCATTCGACGTCTAACCCGACAACGACTTCACAATACGCTGCGATCGAAGCTTATAACGGACCGCAAGATGCTGTGGAAGTGATGCGAAAAGATTTCGAATCCCGTTTGAATCAAGCGTATCCTAAGCTTGCAGCTATCCCAGGTTTCCACGTGTTAAAGCCACAAGGAGCATTCTATTTCTTGCCCGATGTCCAAGAAGCATTGAAGAATACTGGCTTTGCAAATGTCGATGTGTTCGCACAAGCGTTATTGACAGAAGCGAAAGTAGCAGTCATTCCAGGTACTGGCTTCGGTTCTGATTCGACGATTCGACTTTCGTATGCAACGTCAATCGATCAATTGGAAGAAGGAATTGCACGTATTGATCAATTTGTAAGAGATCACTGGAAAGCGTAA
- a CDS encoding transglycosylase domain-containing protein, whose product MSDNINSRTERRKKQVTVKTERQKQPQRKFPKELWKKILLGIAALFLIVLVGGVSLFAYYASTAPDLDEELLKDPLTSNFLTKDGDIFMKFGAEKREFVPYDEIPDQLKDAILATEDVRFFKHGGIDFYRLGGAVVANFRSGFGAQGASTLTQQVIKNSFLKNEKTLKRKAQEAWLAHKLEKDYTKEEIFEMYFNKVLMSGTRYGIGTGANFFYGKKVGELELPEMALLAGMPQSPNGYNPFKHPERAEKRRNIVLTLMERHGKITTAEMNEAKKVPVTSTLLAEEDREVFGKYPAYVDAVLDEIEAAGYADLLSEGVTVQTALDTKVQETVEAAINDPSYYESDEMEAGMTVLDTKTSAIVAIGGGRNYSGRNLNFAEVKRAPGSSIKPILSYGPAIEELDWSTGQKVVDEPYSYKGSGDKIRNADGKFLGTLTMRQALYWSRNVPAVKAFEKVGTKKAEAFANKLGFTYDNIDSSNALGGGAEFSTVQMAGAYAAFGNGGIYTKPHAVTKLVLRDGKTEKNLRPDPVTAMKDSTAYMITDVLRDVLTEYEATGTRANISNMDIAGKTGTTNFDAKKMQKDNMKSHYVPDTWFTGYTTEYTISTWGGYGKYLPITTYEHGRYVPQYLFRDVMSKIAKDPGTFAQPDSVEEADIVKGSDPIMLASSFTYRNQISTELFVRGTLPDRSAVPEKISIPSPEGLTAQFDANSNTVQLNWNYDVSNTYDSLGSPTFNVSVTVDGGAAQSITTTSDQQTTYSGVEYGKSYTFYVSANMGGYTSGSATASLSIKDANEPVIEDEPIIVPDDNGDDQNNPDDDPSDTDSNSDNESDNEDQNQSDQNNPNNPDGNNSNNNENDNNQNNQDQNQGQGQGQGQNNQGQGNQGNQGEQGQNQNEPNINPSD is encoded by the coding sequence TATTATGCAAGTACAGCGCCTGATCTAGATGAGGAACTGTTAAAAGATCCTTTGACGTCAAACTTCCTTACAAAAGATGGCGATATTTTCATGAAGTTCGGAGCTGAAAAACGGGAATTTGTACCATACGATGAAATCCCGGATCAGTTGAAAGACGCAATTCTAGCAACGGAAGATGTTCGTTTCTTCAAACACGGTGGTATAGACTTCTATCGTCTTGGCGGAGCCGTAGTTGCCAACTTCCGCAGTGGATTTGGAGCACAAGGTGCCTCTACTTTGACGCAACAAGTCATTAAAAACTCTTTCTTAAAAAACGAAAAAACGTTGAAACGTAAAGCACAAGAAGCATGGCTTGCGCACAAATTGGAAAAAGATTATACAAAAGAAGAAATTTTCGAAATGTATTTTAATAAAGTTTTAATGTCAGGTACACGTTATGGCATCGGTACAGGTGCAAACTTCTTCTACGGAAAAAAAGTAGGCGAACTGGAATTACCTGAAATGGCTTTGCTTGCAGGTATGCCGCAGTCTCCAAACGGCTATAATCCGTTTAAACATCCTGAACGTGCAGAAAAACGCCGTAATATCGTATTGACTCTTATGGAACGTCACGGCAAGATTACCACCGCTGAAATGAATGAAGCAAAGAAAGTACCGGTAACTTCTACTTTATTAGCAGAAGAAGACCGTGAAGTATTCGGTAAATATCCTGCTTACGTGGATGCGGTACTTGATGAAATTGAAGCTGCTGGCTATGCTGATCTTCTATCTGAAGGTGTGACAGTGCAGACAGCGCTTGATACAAAAGTACAAGAAACAGTAGAAGCGGCCATCAATGATCCGAGTTATTATGAATCGGATGAAATGGAAGCAGGTATGACGGTACTGGATACGAAAACTAGCGCTATCGTTGCAATTGGTGGCGGACGAAACTATTCAGGTCGAAATTTGAATTTCGCCGAAGTAAAACGTGCACCGGGCTCCAGTATAAAGCCAATTTTGTCTTACGGTCCCGCAATTGAAGAGCTAGACTGGTCTACAGGACAAAAAGTAGTTGATGAACCATACAGTTATAAAGGATCGGGTGATAAGATCCGTAACGCAGATGGTAAATTCCTTGGTACATTAACTATGCGACAAGCACTGTATTGGTCTAGAAACGTACCGGCAGTCAAGGCATTTGAAAAAGTAGGAACTAAGAAAGCAGAAGCCTTCGCGAATAAACTTGGGTTTACGTATGACAATATAGATTCATCTAATGCCCTAGGTGGCGGAGCTGAATTCTCTACAGTCCAAATGGCAGGCGCATATGCTGCTTTCGGTAATGGCGGTATTTACACAAAACCCCATGCCGTAACTAAACTAGTATTGCGTGACGGGAAAACAGAAAAGAATTTACGTCCGGATCCTGTAACTGCAATGAAAGATTCTACTGCCTATATGATTACAGATGTATTGCGTGATGTCCTTACCGAGTATGAAGCAACAGGTACTCGAGCAAATATCAGTAATATGGATATTGCGGGAAAAACTGGTACAACAAATTTTGATGCTAAAAAAATGCAAAAAGACAATATGAAAAGTCATTACGTGCCTGATACGTGGTTTACAGGTTATACAACCGAATATACAATTTCAACATGGGGCGGGTATGGTAAGTATCTACCTATCACGACATATGAGCACGGACGTTACGTTCCACAATATCTTTTCCGTGATGTCATGAGCAAAATCGCAAAAGATCCAGGTACATTCGCTCAACCCGACTCTGTAGAAGAGGCGGATATCGTCAAAGGCAGTGACCCTATCATGCTGGCGAGTTCATTTACGTATCGCAATCAGATTAGTACTGAATTATTTGTCAGGGGAACACTGCCCGACAGATCTGCAGTACCTGAAAAAATATCCATCCCAAGTCCGGAAGGTTTAACCGCACAATTCGATGCAAATTCCAACACCGTTCAATTGAATTGGAATTATGATGTATCGAATACGTATGATAGCCTAGGAAGTCCTACGTTCAACGTAAGCGTCACTGTCGATGGTGGGGCAGCACAAAGTATTACCACTACTTCTGATCAGCAGACGACCTATTCAGGTGTAGAATACGGCAAGAGCTATACATTCTACGTGAGTGCCAATATGGGCGGCTATACGAGCGGATCAGCAACGGCTAGCCTATCGATAAAAGATGCAAATGAACCAGTAATTGAAGACGAGCCAATCATTGTGCCTGACGATAACGGGGATGATCAAAATAATCCGGACGATGATCCATCAGATACTGATTCGAATTCAGATAATGAATCCGATAATGAAGATCAAAACCAATCGGATCAAAATAACCCCAATAATCCAGATGGCAACAACTCGAACAATAATGAGAACGACAATAACCAAAACAACCAAGATCAAAATCAAGGTCAAGGTCAAGGTCAAGGTCAGAACAATCAAGGACAAGGAAACCAAGGGAATCAAGGAGAACAAGGTCAAAATCAAAATGAACCCAACATCAACCCCTCTGATTAA
- a CDS encoding IS1182 family transposase has product MFKDYNMNQLILPLDLEISLQEHDIAYAVHDLVESIPKQAFDSFLRETGCPSYHPRMMLKIILCAYTQSVFSGRKIEGLLKDSLRMMWLAQGYKPSYRTINRFRVHPEVKEVLRQCFVQFRCQLVQKQLIDEEAIFIDGTKIEANANKFTFVWRKSVERYSSGLVERSSQMYEELLEKEIIPEIERESLDELSTAELSKVVEKLDDTIQTYTEKINASEDVEERKQIRSLRKEPKQYRKQFQDFLDRKQKYQHDMKIFGHRNSYSKTDRDATFMRMKDDYMKNGQLKPGYNVQIATEGQYTLAFDVYPNPTDTRTLIPFLDTIEQDFFELPQYIVADAGYGSEQNYGDVIENRKRVPLITYNHYRKEKKKKYKTDPFNTANWAYDETTDTFTCPNDRKLVFRYLSNRTDRYQFTRTMKVYECEDCSSCPLRSFCTKAKEENNRKLYVNEKWEQQKEYIREKLSDKKTGEIYGKRKIDVEPVFGFLKANLGFTRFSVRGKEKVKNELAFGLLAVNLRKYTAREVNV; this is encoded by the coding sequence ATGTTTAAAGATTATAACATGAACCAACTGATTTTACCTTTAGATTTAGAAATTAGCTTACAAGAACATGATATTGCTTACGCCGTGCATGATCTAGTCGAAAGCATTCCGAAACAAGCATTTGACAGCTTTTTGCGTGAGACAGGTTGCCCATCTTATCATCCACGGATGATGTTAAAGATCATTTTGTGTGCCTATACACAGTCTGTTTTTTCGGGCAGAAAAATAGAAGGACTGTTAAAAGATAGCCTTCGCATGATGTGGTTAGCTCAAGGTTATAAACCAAGCTATCGCACCATCAATCGATTTCGCGTTCATCCTGAAGTAAAAGAAGTACTACGCCAGTGCTTCGTGCAATTTCGTTGCCAGCTGGTACAAAAACAGCTAATTGATGAAGAAGCCATTTTTATTGATGGAACAAAGATTGAGGCGAATGCCAACAAATTTACATTTGTCTGGCGCAAGTCAGTGGAACGGTATAGTTCAGGTCTTGTAGAAAGGTCCAGTCAGATGTACGAAGAGCTGTTAGAAAAAGAGATCATCCCTGAAATCGAACGGGAAAGTCTGGATGAACTATCTACTGCGGAACTGTCTAAAGTAGTAGAGAAGCTAGATGATACTATCCAAACCTATACAGAAAAGATTAACGCTAGCGAAGATGTCGAGGAACGTAAACAAATTCGCTCGCTACGAAAAGAACCTAAACAATACCGTAAACAATTTCAAGACTTCTTGGATCGAAAGCAGAAGTATCAGCACGATATGAAGATCTTTGGCCATCGTAACAGCTACTCGAAGACGGACCGCGATGCGACCTTTATGCGGATGAAAGATGATTATATGAAAAACGGGCAACTAAAACCGGGATATAATGTGCAAATTGCGACCGAAGGGCAATATACCCTCGCTTTTGACGTGTATCCAAATCCGACCGATACGCGTACACTCATTCCATTCTTAGATACTATTGAACAAGACTTTTTTGAGCTGCCACAGTATATTGTCGCGGATGCCGGTTATGGAAGTGAACAGAATTACGGAGATGTCATTGAAAATCGAAAGCGCGTTCCGCTTATTACCTATAACCACTACCGGAAAGAAAAGAAAAAGAAGTACAAAACCGATCCTTTCAATACAGCGAATTGGGCATATGATGAAACTACGGATACCTTTACTTGCCCAAATGACAGAAAACTCGTGTTCCGCTACCTTTCCAATCGGACGGATCGTTATCAATTCACACGGACGATGAAAGTATACGAATGTGAGGATTGTTCAAGCTGCCCATTGCGCTCTTTCTGTACCAAAGCAAAAGAAGAGAACAATAGGAAGTTGTATGTGAATGAAAAGTGGGAACAGCAAAAAGAATATATTCGTGAAAAGCTTTCAGATAAGAAAACAGGTGAAATTTACGGCAAGCGCAAGATTGACGTAGAGCCAGTTTTTGGATTCTTGAAGGCTAATTTGGGGTTCACTCGTTTCTCCGTAAGAGGAAAGGAAAAGGTGAAAAATGAATTAGCCTTCGGTTTATTGGCAGTGAACTTGAGAAAGTACACTGCCAGGGAGGTAAATGTATAG
- a CDS encoding DnaD domain-containing protein, protein MQQDERLKIWIEQGNVSISQLFFQHYKKLLISDNDAMVLLHMIAFQEAGNYFPTPTDIANRMQQQEKDVTNCLQRMMQKGLFSIEQSTDENKVLHEKFSFYPLWKRLIEEVEKQKMQSEEEVVKQDEGEIFSLFEQEFGRFLSPMEFETIGMWIDKDGHSTEIIRAALREAVLAQKMSLRYIDRILFEWKKKNVKTMRDVEKQTKAFRPTTVATAPQAKTAIKDVPFYNWLEERE, encoded by the coding sequence ATGCAGCAAGATGAGCGGCTGAAAATCTGGATTGAGCAGGGGAATGTTTCTATTTCCCAGCTCTTTTTTCAACATTATAAAAAACTATTGATTTCAGATAATGATGCCATGGTATTACTCCATATGATTGCATTTCAGGAAGCGGGGAACTATTTTCCTACGCCGACCGATATCGCGAATCGTATGCAACAACAAGAGAAAGATGTTACGAATTGCTTACAGCGCATGATGCAAAAAGGATTATTTTCTATAGAACAGAGTACCGATGAAAATAAAGTATTGCATGAAAAGTTTTCATTTTATCCTTTATGGAAACGATTGATAGAAGAAGTTGAAAAACAGAAGATGCAGTCAGAAGAAGAAGTGGTCAAGCAGGATGAGGGAGAAATCTTCTCGTTATTTGAGCAAGAATTCGGTCGCTTCTTATCACCGATGGAATTTGAAACAATCGGTATGTGGATTGATAAAGATGGTCATTCTACGGAAATTATCCGTGCAGCATTACGAGAAGCTGTTTTGGCACAAAAGATGAGCTTGCGTTATATTGACCGGATTTTATTTGAGTGGAAAAAGAAAAATGTCAAGACTATGCGAGATGTTGAAAAGCAGACGAAAGCGTTCCGTCCGACAACTGTAGCAACAGCTCCGCAAGCAAAAACAGCAATTAAAGATGTACCTTTCTATAATTGGCTTGAAGAACGGGAGTAG
- the nth gene encoding endonuclease III: MLTKTQWNICLQKFEEMFPEAHCELVHKNPFELLIATLLSAQCTDVLVNRVTAELFKKYQTPEDYLAVPIEELQDDIRSIGLFRNKSKNIQALSLQLLDEFGGEVPPNRDEMMTLPGVGRKTANVVVSNAFGVPALAVDTHVERVAKRLGMNRWKDRPLDVEEKIMRWTPMEKWTQTHHQMIFFGRYHCKAQNPNCPECPLLDLCREGQKRMKAK; the protein is encoded by the coding sequence ATGCTGACAAAAACACAATGGAACATATGCCTGCAAAAGTTCGAAGAGATGTTTCCAGAAGCGCATTGTGAACTCGTTCATAAGAATCCTTTTGAATTACTGATCGCAACTCTTTTATCAGCGCAATGTACAGACGTACTAGTCAATCGCGTCACAGCAGAGTTGTTTAAGAAATATCAAACACCAGAAGATTATCTAGCTGTACCTATTGAAGAATTGCAGGACGATATACGTTCAATCGGCTTGTTCCGTAATAAATCAAAGAATATACAGGCACTTAGTCTCCAACTGCTTGACGAGTTTGGTGGAGAAGTACCTCCAAACCGTGATGAGATGATGACGTTACCGGGTGTGGGTAGGAAGACAGCCAATGTCGTTGTATCAAACGCATTCGGTGTTCCAGCTCTAGCTGTTGATACACATGTGGAGCGCGTTGCGAAAAGGCTTGGAATGAATCGCTGGAAAGATCGTCCGCTTGATGTAGAAGAAAAAATCATGCGTTGGACACCAATGGAAAAATGGACTCAAACTCATCATCAAATGATTTTCTTCGGTCGTTATCACTGCAAAGCACAAAATCCCAACTGCCCAGAATGTCCACTGTTGGATTTATGCCGTGAAGGCCAGAAAAGGATGAAAGCGAAATGA